The Cystobacter fuscus DSM 2262 genome includes a region encoding these proteins:
- a CDS encoding glycoside hydrolase family 44 protein, whose protein sequence is MGLLVGMASSALAQNPATTVHIDVSAGRHPINPFIYGVAHATRAQLEDLNATVNRWGGNAASRYNWRLNAANRGADYFYESLAYPSAQPGGQVDAFIQGTLAADAEPLITIPILGWVANLGPDRSRMCSYSIARYGAQQGRDPYYPDAGDGVLVSGKDVTNDPRDANVAVDARFQKGWVEHLRQTWGTAARGGVRHYIMDNEPSLWHQTHRDVRPRGATMRELRDMFLAHAAAVKDAEPDALILGPEEWGWSGYFYSGHDHQYAPQTDYTRYPDREANGGWDYLPWLLNQLRAHERTTGRRLLDVFTVHYYPQGGEFSGNTSQRMQLRRNRSTRSLWDPGYVDETWINDTVMLVPRLKDWVRTWYPGTKVGLTEYNWGAEAHINGATTQADLLGIFGREGLDYATRWETPATSTPTYKAMKLYRNYDGRKSTFGDVSVACSVPEPDHLSAFAAQRTRDGALTVMVVNKVLTGSTPLTLNLSGFHPGGRAQVWQLTAANTITLLRDVPVAAGAVHTLVPGQSVTLFIIPPGQAPHR, encoded by the coding sequence GTGGGACTGCTCGTCGGCATGGCCTCGTCGGCGCTGGCCCAGAATCCAGCCACGACGGTGCACATCGACGTGAGCGCCGGGCGGCATCCCATCAACCCCTTCATCTATGGCGTCGCCCACGCCACCCGGGCGCAGTTGGAGGATCTCAACGCCACCGTCAACCGCTGGGGGGGCAATGCCGCCAGCCGCTACAACTGGCGATTGAACGCCGCCAACCGCGGCGCCGACTACTTCTACGAGAGCCTTGCCTACCCGAGCGCGCAACCGGGTGGCCAGGTGGATGCCTTCATCCAGGGCACCCTGGCGGCGGACGCCGAGCCCCTCATCACCATTCCCATCCTCGGCTGGGTGGCGAACCTGGGGCCGGACCGCTCCAGGATGTGCAGCTATTCCATCGCCAGGTATGGCGCGCAGCAGGGCAGGGATCCGTACTACCCGGACGCCGGCGACGGGGTGCTCGTCTCGGGCAAGGACGTGACCAACGATCCCCGGGACGCCAACGTGGCGGTGGACGCGCGCTTCCAGAAGGGCTGGGTGGAGCACCTGCGCCAGACCTGGGGCACGGCCGCGCGCGGGGGCGTGCGCCACTACATCATGGATAACGAGCCGAGCCTCTGGCACCAGACGCACCGGGACGTGCGGCCCAGGGGTGCCACCATGCGGGAGCTGCGCGACATGTTCCTCGCGCACGCCGCCGCGGTGAAGGACGCGGAGCCGGACGCGCTCATCCTCGGCCCCGAGGAGTGGGGTTGGAGCGGCTACTTCTACAGCGGCCATGACCATCAATACGCGCCCCAGACGGACTACACCCGCTACCCGGACCGGGAGGCCAACGGGGGCTGGGACTACCTGCCCTGGCTGCTCAACCAGCTGCGCGCGCACGAGCGCACCACGGGCCGGCGGCTGCTGGACGTCTTCACCGTCCACTACTACCCCCAGGGCGGCGAGTTCAGCGGCAACACCTCCCAGCGGATGCAGCTGCGGCGCAACCGCTCCACGCGCTCGTTGTGGGATCCGGGCTACGTCGACGAGACGTGGATCAACGACACGGTCATGCTGGTGCCCCGCCTGAAGGATTGGGTGCGCACCTGGTACCCGGGCACGAAGGTGGGCCTCACCGAGTACAACTGGGGCGCGGAGGCGCACATCAATGGCGCCACCACCCAGGCCGACCTGCTCGGCATCTTCGGCCGCGAGGGGCTGGACTACGCCACCCGCTGGGAGACACCGGCGACGTCCACGCCCACCTACAAGGCGATGAAGCTCTACCGCAACTACGACGGGCGCAAGTCCACCTTCGGGGACGTGAGCGTGGCCTGCTCCGTGCCCGAGCCGGACCACCTGTCCGCGTTCGCCGCCCAGCGCACGCGCGATGGCGCCCTCACCGTCATGGTCGTCAACAAAGTGTTGACGGGCTCCACCCCCCTCACCTTGAACCTGTCCGGATTCCACCCGGGAGGGCGTGCCCAGGTCTGGCAGCTCACGGCCGCCAATACCATCACCCTCCTGAGGGATGTACCCGTGGCCGCGGGCGCCGTGCACACCCTCGTGCCTGGCCAGAGTGTCACCCTGTTCATCATTCCCCCGGGACAGGCCCCCCACCGTTGA